The genomic window TCAGCACTTCACTGTACTTCTTCTTAAATTGTTCTTCATCAAAAGCATCCCGGTAATCTTCCACCAGTTCAAAATGCATATGATCTATCGTAATCATAGTACTTACTCACCTTTCAATAGTTCATCACCTTTGGCCTGCCTCGCCTTGGCAGCTTCATTCACCTGCTCGTCGGCATGATAGCTCGAACGCACCATCGGTCCCGCTTCACAGTGCTTGAATCCCTTTTCCATGGCCACTTTCCTGAGCTTGCCGAATTCAAGCGGCGTATAGTACTTCTGCACTTTGAGGTGCTTCCTTGAAGGCTGAAGGTACTGGCCGATCGTCAATATGTCGACGTCATTCGCACGGAGGTCGTCCATCGTCTGGTGGAGCTCCTCTACCGTCTCACCGAGACCGACCATGATGCTTGATTTCGTCGGGATGTCCGGATACATCTCCTTGGAACGCCTGAGCAGTTCAAGCGTCCGGTGATACTTTGCCTTCGCACGGACCCTCGGCGTCAGGCGCTCGACCGTCTCGATGTTATGGTTCAGTATATCCGGCTTCGCATCCATCAGTGTCCTGAGGTTATCATACTCCCCACCCATATCCGATGGCAATACTTCTATTGTAGTAAATGGATTCTCCTCGCGGACTTTCCTCACCGTCTCCGCGTATACCCTGGAACCGCCATCCTTCAGGTCATCCCTTGCGACCGCGGTGATGACGACGTGCTTAAGGTTCATCAATTTCACGGATTCTGCGACGCGGTTCGGCTCGTCCCAGTCAAGTTCATTCGGCAGCCCCGTCTTGACTGCACAGAACCGGCAGGCACGTGTGCATATCGCACCCAAAATCATGAAGGTGGCTGTACGGCGCTCCGCCCAGCATTCGTGTATGTTTGGACATTTCGCCTCTTCACATACTGTATGTAGGTTCTTCTCACGCATCATCTTCTTCAGACCAGTATAGTTTTTGTTCGTGTTCAGCTTGATCTTCAGCCAATCCGGCTTCCTCAGGATCTCTTCATTTTTTGTAGCCAATTTACAATGCCCTCCTTAATGAAATCAATATCATGTTCATGTTATCATAATTATTCGAATAAAGTGGCAAAAACAAAAAATTCTTCGTTATGGCTCCAGCACATTAAAGAAGCCCCCACACGCGGGTGGGGGCTGATATGCTCTATGATCCTGCGCTCTCCTTGGCGATCGGTGTATGGACGACTTTGGAGACGACCACAACGATGATGAGGAGCACCAGCAGTGTCAGAAGGGCAAGCGGAAGGCTTGATGTCAGACCAAGCACCAGATACCCGGCCAGCGCGATCATCGCGGAGCCGATCGCATATGGCAACTGCGTCATTACATGGACGATGTGGTTGCAGCCTGCACCTGTCGAGGAGAGGATCGTCGAGTCGGATATCGGTGAACAATGGTCACCGAACACTGCACCTGCGAGCACTGCTGCGATGCTCGGCAGCAGCAGATCCGTCGCATCGAGTGAAATCATGATTTCACCTGTAATCGGGATGAGGATGCCGAACGATCCCCAGCTCGTCCCCGTGGCCAGCGCCATCAGACAGGCGACCGCAAAGACGACCGCAAGCAGGATGCCTGTCGGCATATTCGAACTTTCGACCATGGAACCAAGCAGTTCGCCGGTGCCGAGTTGGCCGATCAGGTCACCGATCAT from Salinicoccus sp. RF5 includes these protein-coding regions:
- the lipA gene encoding lipoyl synthase, translating into MATKNEEILRKPDWLKIKLNTNKNYTGLKKMMREKNLHTVCEEAKCPNIHECWAERRTATFMILGAICTRACRFCAVKTGLPNELDWDEPNRVAESVKLMNLKHVVITAVARDDLKDGGSRVYAETVRKVREENPFTTIEVLPSDMGGEYDNLRTLMDAKPDILNHNIETVERLTPRVRAKAKYHRTLELLRRSKEMYPDIPTKSSIMVGLGETVEELHQTMDDLRANDVDILTIGQYLQPSRKHLKVQKYYTPLEFGKLRKVAMEKGFKHCEAGPMVRSSYHADEQVNEAAKARQAKGDELLKGE